The Candidatus Methanomethylicota archaeon DNA segment GGCGACGGGTATTGCTCAGTTGAAGCTCACTACACTCACAACACTTGTCGTTAGAGAGCTATTAACTAGGTGGAAGAGGAGGAGGATAGCTATGCTCGTTGACGACGTATTCCAAGCTATAGGCTTAGAAAGGGTTGAGATGTATGTGAAGGAGCTCCTCGGACTAATCGAGTACCCACCTGAAAGCTATGAGAAAATTGTTGTGATCGCGGCTACCAGTGAGGGTGTTTCCAGATGGAGGATTGGTAGGCATAGGTGGGCTGAAATTATGCCTATGTGGAATATGTCTAGGAGGGGGTTCGAGGAGTTATACGAGGAGATACCGGGAAATAAGCCTAAATTTGAGGATGCTTGGCTACTTACCGGTGGCAATCCAAATATGCTTTCACAACTATATCAAGCTAGGTGGAACCCCAATATAATCATTAAAAGCCTTATTGAAGAAAGAAGGCTTACACTAACATTCATTAGTAAGTGGAGGGATTGGCTTAAGAGGGTTGTTGAAGATCCAGATGCCCTCTGGAGCCCTGATACACCAGAAGAGCTGGTTAATGAACTCGAAGCTAGAAACCTCATAATCTACTTCCTCCGCGATAGAGATCCAGAAATATGGATAGACGAACCCCCACCAGAAAAGGATCTTGAAATCGGCGTTGGTAAACGAGTTGCATGGCAAACACCACTACATAGGGAAGCAGTTAAGAGGGCAATAACACAATGTTGACAATATTACGAAGTATGCTACGGCCAAGAAGACATGATTTGAAATTTAATGGTAAAGGGTTCAGTTAAATATTGAATGATGTTGTTCCCTAGGTTATGTTATGAGTGCTGGTAGAAGGCTAAATAGAGGGGAAGTCATAGAAAAGCTTCGCCAACTTCTAGCTGATTTCCCTGAAGTTGTATTTGCAGTTCTCTTTGGGAGTCTAGCTACTAAGGGATTTAGCGTTCACGATGTTGATATAGCTGTGAAGGTGGAAGCTGAAGACAAATACGTAATATTAGCTAAGCTTGTTGAAGAGGCTTCTGAAGTGCTGAGTGTAGAGGGGGGGATTGATTTGGTCGACCTCGATAGAGCAGACCCCATGTTGAAGGCAAGGGTTTTGGTGGAGGGAATTGTAATAATTGATAGGAGGGCTTTTAGGGGGGAGCTACTCAGAGAGCTCAATCAAGTGCCACTGGAATACTGGGAGTATGCAGCCCTCTCCCTAGAAGAGTGGTTGAAGTCAGATAACCCGATGCCCATAGATGCTGGAATTGTAAAGGCAAGGATTGACTCCATAAAGTCTGAAATTGATTTCCTCGAGGAGTACGTAATGTCTAAAGGTGTTGCTGAAGTTGAATCTTCACCAATACTCAAAAGGTTACTTGAGAGGGGGTATCAACTCATAGTTGAAGCATTGATTGATGTGTGTAGACATATAGCTTCAGCAAAGGGTTGGAGAACTGCGGGAACAGCCAAAGATTACATATTGGAATGCGCAAAGCATGGGGTAATACAAACAGCGCTGGCAGAAGAGTTAACACGCCACACAACGTTAAGAAACATCATAATCCACAGGTACCTAGCCATAGATTATGAGAAGCTATATGAAGAAGCTCAAAAACTACTCAAACATGTAACAGAATTTGAGAAATGCATACGCGAGTTTATACGAAAGGAGCTTAAACATACAATTTAAAAAATCAATTTTACAATACAATTAAACTATATTTTAAAAGAATTCTATGGAAATCCTTTTATAAATTTCATGTGTATTTATTGTTTAGGTTGGGCATGCCCATAGATTGCATAGATTACTTTGAACTTAAAGGTGTTTGGGTTAAGGC contains these protein-coding regions:
- a CDS encoding ATP-binding protein, translating into MRRVKLSFAGGLEVEFTDRGRAIKQVEEFAERGTRYPVVVFGPEGCGKTAWLKQATELLRELGFEAIYVNPLHRDFVPYTDVKEVVQKFVEAVGGATGIAQLKLTTLTTLVVRELLTRWKRRRIAMLVDDVFQAIGLERVEMYVKELLGLIEYPPESYEKIVVIAATSEGVSRWRIGRHRWAEIMPMWNMSRRGFEELYEEIPGNKPKFEDAWLLTGGNPNMLSQLYQARWNPNIIIKSLIEERRLTLTFISKWRDWLKRVVEDPDALWSPDTPEELVNELEARNLIIYFLRDRDPEIWIDEPPPEKDLEIGVGKRVAWQTPLHREAVKRAITQC
- a CDS encoding DUF86 domain-containing protein; translated protein: MSAGRRLNRGEVIEKLRQLLADFPEVVFAVLFGSLATKGFSVHDVDIAVKVEAEDKYVILAKLVEEASEVLSVEGGIDLVDLDRADPMLKARVLVEGIVIIDRRAFRGELLRELNQVPLEYWEYAALSLEEWLKSDNPMPIDAGIVKARIDSIKSEIDFLEEYVMSKGVAEVESSPILKRLLERGYQLIVEALIDVCRHIASAKGWRTAGTAKDYILECAKHGVIQTALAEELTRHTTLRNIIIHRYLAIDYEKLYEEAQKLLKHVTEFEKCIREFIRKELKHTI